The DNA window TAAGGTGCAATGGATTGCGTGTCTTCTCCATCCAGAAGTATGGTCGTTTTAGGTTGCAACCATGGGAGCCAGTCTACAAAAATCGCATAACTTCTTTGTATGTTGCCAAAAATAACCAGATCAAAAATCCCAGAGCGAAGACTGTTCAAAATATCAAAACGATCTACATCAATGTCATCTAAAGTCTTATAAAGGGTAAATCCATGGCCCCTGACTTTTGAAAAACTTGCATCAGAACAGTTTTTATATAGAGGTTCACATTTAGGATAATCCACTACACTACTGCCATAAAGTGACCGCAGACCGTGCAATATTCCATCGGCAAGATAATCTTCCGAAGGACCAGTTATAAATAAAATTGAAGGTGCTTTGTTCACTTTAAAATCATTAATAAGAAAATATATAAACGAGCCATTGTGTACTACAATAGCTTTGTAGCAGCTTAAAGCAGCTTTATACTAGCATTTATCAACCTACGTCTTACTATCAAAGCCAATTTCCATGACCTTGCAGCTATAGCAAAACTTACATGCCGCATAATTTCTACTATTAAAAGTAAATAACGGCCATGATAATGGCGTAACCGTGCCTCCCAGAAAATGCGCTCAAGAGTACGTTGTTCTTCCCAAAAGGGCAGAGTAAACTCTCTTGGCACTATGTTTTTGCTCGGCAGGGAAATAAGAGGTTCATTAATATAGGCAACATAGTATCGTTCAGCAAGACGCATCCACATATCAACATCCGAAAAAAATCCGAATCGTTGATCAAAAAAGCCTACATCTTTATAAACTGAGCTTCGTGCCATCACTGTGCCAAATACAGGTGAACCAAACCGCCAGCGTTTAAAAAAAATACCTTCTAAGAGAATATGACCAAGAAAACATTCTGGTAGTGGCTCTCTATTGATTTTTCTTTTATTTCCATTAATGTCAAGTTCACAGTTTGCGTTGAATACAAATGCTGCCTGTGGATAAGCGTCTAAAGCTCTTGTCCACTTCTCTAAAAGGGTTGGATCGTATAAATCCCCATCGAAAAGATCTGCTATATATTCTCCTGATGCATCAGCAATACATGCATTTAGATTGCCGGTCATGCCTAAATTTCGTTCATTACGCCGGTATCTGATCCTCGAATCCTTCTTCGCGTACTCAAGACAAACTTGTAGCGTATTATCAGTGGAACAGTTATCGCTGATTATTAATTCAAAATCACGAAGAG is part of the Bacteroidales bacterium genome and encodes:
- a CDS encoding glycosyltransferase family 2 protein, producing MPKVSVCLLTYNRAKYLPSTLDTILAQSLRDFELIISDNCSTDNTLQVCLEYAKKDSRIRYRRNERNLGMTGNLNACIADASGEYIADLFDGDLYDPTLLEKWTRALDAYPQAAFVFNANCELDINGNKRKINREPLPECFLGHILLEGIFFKRWRFGSPVFGTVMARSSVYKDVGFFDQRFGFFSDVDMWMRLAERYYVAYINEPLISLPSKNIVPREFTLPFWEEQRTLERIFWEARLRHYHGRYLLLIVEIMRHVSFAIAARSWKLALIVRRRLINASIKLL